A single genomic interval of Streptomyces sp. NBC_00663 harbors:
- a CDS encoding MoxR family ATPase: protein MTSHALLPTNPQLALADDLLTLLRTTDTEPRPDDQLEALTLAVAADLPVLLWGEPGIGKTAALTQLADSLDLPLTTVIASVHEPTDFSGLPIVGEDPAVQGVPMAPPQWAVELVRAGRGLLFLDELSTATPAVQAALLRVVLERRVGALQLPPGVRIVAAANPRASAADGWELSPPLANRFVHLYWVHDRDVVVRGLGGVWPRAELPRLEPERLADAVAFARRAVCGFLHARPTLIHRLPSTETRRGGAWPSPRSWETALTLLAFATAASVSQEVLALLVRGAVGDGPGLELLAHLDRMDLPDPESLLADPPTAELPERGDLRQAALEAVVAAVGARPERDRWEAGWAVLVRAMETGAPDLLVAPAKALAALRRDDWEVPATVERLAKVVGIAARAERSVERAAAGIGVSR, encoded by the coding sequence ATGACGTCCCATGCCCTGCTGCCCACGAACCCCCAGCTCGCCCTCGCCGACGACCTCCTGACGCTGCTCCGGACCACCGACACCGAGCCCCGCCCCGACGACCAGCTCGAAGCGCTCACCCTGGCCGTCGCGGCGGACCTGCCCGTGCTGCTGTGGGGCGAGCCGGGCATCGGCAAGACCGCGGCGCTGACGCAGCTCGCCGACTCGCTCGACCTGCCGCTGACGACCGTGATCGCCAGCGTCCACGAGCCGACCGACTTCTCCGGACTGCCCATCGTGGGCGAGGACCCCGCGGTGCAGGGGGTGCCGATGGCACCGCCGCAGTGGGCCGTCGAGCTGGTACGCGCCGGGCGGGGACTGCTCTTCCTCGACGAACTCTCCACCGCCACCCCGGCCGTGCAGGCCGCACTGCTGCGGGTCGTGCTGGAGCGCAGGGTCGGCGCGCTCCAACTGCCGCCGGGGGTAAGGATCGTGGCCGCCGCCAACCCGCGGGCGTCGGCGGCGGACGGGTGGGAGCTGAGCCCGCCGCTGGCCAACCGGTTCGTGCACCTGTACTGGGTGCACGACCGGGACGTGGTGGTGCGGGGGCTCGGCGGGGTGTGGCCCCGGGCCGAGCTGCCCCGGCTGGAGCCCGAGCGGCTGGCGGATGCGGTGGCGTTCGCCCGGCGCGCGGTCTGCGGCTTCCTGCACGCCCGGCCGACGCTGATCCACCGGCTGCCGAGCACGGAGACGCGGCGCGGCGGAGCCTGGCCCTCCCCGCGCAGCTGGGAGACGGCCCTGACGCTGCTCGCCTTCGCCACGGCGGCCTCCGTCTCCCAGGAGGTGCTGGCGCTCCTCGTGCGGGGCGCGGTGGGCGACGGGCCGGGCCTGGAACTGCTCGCCCATCTCGACCGGATGGACCTCCCGGACCCGGAGTCGCTGCTGGCCGACCCGCCCACCGCCGAGCTGCCGGAGCGCGGCGATCTGCGGCAGGCGGCGCTGGAGGCGGTGGTCGCGGCTGTCGGGGCACGGCCGGAACGGGACCGGTGGGAGGCGGGCTGGGCGGTGCTGGTGCGGGCGATGGAGACCGGAGCCCCGGATCTGCTGGTCGCCCCGGCCAAGGCGCTGGCCGCGCTGCGGCGCGACGACTGGGAGGTTCCGGCGACGGTGGAACGGCTGGCCAAGGTCGTCGGCATCGCCGCCCGGGCGGAACGGTCGGTGGAGCGGGCGGCGGCCGGGATCGGGGTGAGCCGATGA
- a CDS encoding vWA domain-containing protein — MEKLLAARLHAVKVRPYLAVALFALHIVEDRSVPTMAVDAHWRCYVSPAFVARMPVEELAGVWVHEVSHLLRDHHGRGERYARENEEYGPGERLRRNIAADFEINDDIYGDGLPRPTGAVLPSLLGLSDGRLMEEYLRTSSMSGLAADLAWVDCGSGADGQARPWELGAEGANGLTRQQRDAVRFRVAEGIKGKPGDTPDGWRRWADETFHPPQPWRQLLGAAIRAAAGAPGVGENHTYRRPSRRSAAVPGVLLPSLRRTPPRVCVVIDTSGSVSDAELGSALLEVAAIARAVGGRRDLVSVISCDAAAGLAAPLCRAEDIELIGGGGTDLRSGFARALRSRPRPDVVVALTDGQTPWPSEPPPCRTVVGLFPRPTRNGKERDPDYVPDTPPSWARVVTIN, encoded by the coding sequence ATGGAGAAGTTGCTGGCCGCCCGGCTGCACGCCGTCAAGGTCCGCCCGTATCTCGCCGTGGCCCTCTTCGCGCTGCACATCGTCGAGGACCGGTCGGTGCCGACGATGGCGGTCGACGCGCACTGGCGCTGCTATGTCTCACCCGCCTTCGTGGCGCGCATGCCGGTGGAGGAGCTGGCGGGTGTCTGGGTGCACGAGGTGTCCCATCTCCTTAGGGACCACCACGGACGGGGCGAGCGCTATGCGCGGGAGAACGAGGAGTACGGCCCCGGGGAGCGGCTGCGGCGGAACATCGCGGCCGACTTCGAGATCAACGACGACATCTACGGTGACGGTCTGCCCCGGCCCACCGGGGCCGTTCTGCCCTCTCTGCTGGGGCTGAGCGACGGCCGGCTGATGGAGGAGTACCTGCGGACGTCGTCCATGTCCGGGCTCGCCGCCGACCTGGCCTGGGTGGACTGCGGCAGCGGCGCCGACGGACAGGCGCGGCCCTGGGAGCTGGGCGCCGAGGGGGCGAACGGGCTGACCCGGCAGCAGCGGGACGCGGTGCGCTTCCGGGTCGCCGAGGGGATCAAGGGCAAGCCGGGTGACACCCCGGACGGCTGGCGGCGCTGGGCGGACGAGACGTTCCATCCGCCGCAGCCGTGGCGGCAGTTGCTGGGCGCGGCGATCCGCGCGGCGGCCGGTGCGCCAGGGGTGGGCGAGAACCACACCTACCGGCGTCCCTCCCGGCGCTCGGCCGCCGTTCCCGGGGTGCTGCTGCCGAGTCTGCGCCGGACCCCGCCCCGGGTGTGCGTGGTGATCGACACCTCCGGGTCGGTGAGCGACGCCGAGCTGGGCAGTGCGCTGCTGGAGGTGGCGGCGATCGCGCGGGCCGTGGGCGGGCGGCGCGATCTGGTGTCGGTGATCTCCTGCGACGCGGCGGCGGGGCTCGCCGCCCCGCTCTGCCGCGCCGAGGACATCGAACTGATCGGCGGTGGCGGAACGGACCTGCGTTCCGGCTTCGCCCGGGCGCTGCGCTCCCGGCCTCGCCCGGACGTGGTCGTCGCCCTCACGGACGGCCAGACGCCCTGGCCGTCGGAGCCGCCGCCCTGCCGGACCGTCGTCGGGCTCTTCCCGCGTCCCACCCGTAACGGGAAGGAACGCGATCCGGACTACGTCCCCGACACGCCGCCGTCGTGGGCCCGTGTCGTCACCATCAACTGA
- a CDS encoding beta-galactosidase: protein MTGRIPYGGDYNPEQWPQDVWDEDHRLFGQAGIDTLTVGVFSWSLTQPAEETYDFTVLDRILDRAAAEGRQVCLATGTAALPPWLARKYPEVNRTDFEGRRHRYGQRHNFCPSSPAYRRLSTAMSGHLAERYADHPALLAWHINNEYGGVCYCGLCADAFRNWLRDQYGTLDALNDAWWTTFWSHRYTDWAESEPPSALTEHWRGPDHTAFQGITLDYFRFTTDALLGCFLAEKEAIRSHDPETPVTTNFMGMFRPLDYHRWAPHLDFASWDSYPPLDAPPTWPALAHDLMRGLKDGAPFWVMEQTPSTTACRDVNPLRRPGELRLATFQALAHGADAALYFQLRASRGACEKYHGAVIGHAGRDDTRVFREVADLGRELHLLGDATLGARTPARTALLFDWDSWWALEISDGPSRLVKYQEVVHAYYRAAREAGADVDVVPQSADLTAYDVVLAPVLHLVKGDLAGRLEAVAARGGTVLTTFLSGRADAHDRAFLADVPGPLAPLMGVRVDEWDARPPEVTQPIPELGTEARLVFEIVQPRGAEPVATYGSDFYAGTPAVTRNAFGKGEGWYVATALDQPGVDQVIRRILARHDLLGPYADHPAVETATRVAPDGTRLLFVLNHAPEPAHLTALTTATDLLTGKRIEQGEPLSLDPLGVAVLRPLS, encoded by the coding sequence ATGACCGGCAGGATTCCGTACGGCGGCGACTACAACCCCGAACAGTGGCCGCAGGACGTCTGGGACGAGGACCACCGCCTCTTCGGCCAGGCCGGCATCGACACCCTCACCGTCGGCGTCTTCTCCTGGTCCCTCACCCAACCCGCCGAGGAGACCTACGACTTCACGGTCCTCGACCGTATCCTCGACCGTGCCGCCGCCGAGGGCCGCCAGGTCTGCCTGGCCACCGGCACCGCCGCCCTCCCGCCCTGGCTCGCCAGGAAGTACCCCGAGGTCAACCGCACCGACTTCGAGGGCCGCCGGCACCGCTACGGCCAGCGGCACAACTTCTGCCCCAGCTCACCGGCGTACCGCAGGCTCTCCACCGCGATGTCCGGACACCTCGCCGAACGCTACGCCGACCACCCGGCGTTGCTCGCCTGGCACATCAACAACGAGTACGGCGGCGTCTGTTACTGCGGGCTGTGCGCGGACGCCTTCCGCAACTGGCTCCGCGACCAGTACGGCACCCTCGACGCCCTCAACGACGCCTGGTGGACGACCTTCTGGTCCCACCGCTACACCGACTGGGCCGAGAGCGAGCCGCCGAGCGCCCTCACCGAGCACTGGCGGGGCCCCGACCACACCGCCTTCCAGGGCATCACCCTCGACTACTTCCGCTTCACCACCGACGCGCTGCTCGGCTGCTTCCTCGCCGAGAAGGAGGCGATCCGCAGCCACGACCCCGAGACCCCCGTCACCACCAACTTCATGGGCATGTTTCGCCCCCTCGACTACCACCGCTGGGCACCCCACCTCGACTTCGCGTCCTGGGACAGCTACCCGCCCCTCGACGCCCCGCCGACCTGGCCCGCCCTGGCCCACGACCTGATGCGCGGCCTCAAGGACGGCGCCCCCTTCTGGGTGATGGAACAGACCCCGTCGACCACGGCCTGCCGGGACGTGAACCCCCTGCGCAGGCCGGGGGAGCTTCGCCTCGCCACCTTCCAGGCCCTCGCCCACGGCGCCGACGCCGCCCTCTACTTCCAGCTGCGCGCCTCCCGCGGGGCCTGCGAGAAGTACCACGGGGCGGTCATCGGCCACGCCGGACGCGACGACACCCGCGTCTTCCGCGAAGTGGCCGACCTGGGGCGGGAGTTGCATCTCCTCGGCGACGCGACCCTGGGCGCCCGCACCCCCGCCCGCACCGCCCTCCTCTTCGACTGGGACAGCTGGTGGGCCCTGGAGATCTCCGACGGCCCCTCCCGGCTGGTGAAGTACCAGGAGGTCGTGCACGCCTACTACCGGGCCGCCCGCGAGGCCGGCGCCGACGTGGACGTCGTACCGCAGAGCGCCGACCTCACCGCGTACGACGTGGTCCTCGCCCCCGTCCTCCACCTGGTCAAGGGCGACCTCGCCGGCCGCCTCGAAGCCGTCGCCGCACGCGGCGGCACCGTCCTGACGACCTTCCTCTCCGGCCGCGCCGACGCACACGACCGGGCCTTCCTCGCCGACGTCCCCGGCCCGCTCGCCCCGCTCATGGGCGTCCGCGTCGACGAGTGGGACGCCCGGCCACCGGAAGTGACCCAGCCGATACCGGAGTTGGGGACCGAGGCCCGCCTGGTCTTCGAGATCGTCCAGCCGCGCGGCGCCGAGCCGGTCGCCACGTACGGCAGCGACTTCTACGCGGGCACCCCGGCGGTGACCCGCAACGCCTTCGGGAAAGGCGAGGGCTGGTACGTCGCCACCGCCCTCGACCAGCCCGGCGTAGACCAGGTGATCCGCCGCATCCTCGCCCGCCACGACCTGCTCGGCCCGTACGCCGACCACCCCGCCGTCGAGACCGCCACCCGCGTCGCCCCCGACGGCACCCGCCTCCTCTTCGTCCTCAACCACGCCCCGGAACCGGCCCACTTGACCGCCCTCACCACCGCCACCGACCTCCTCACCGGAAAGCGGATCGAGCAGGGCGAACCCCTGTCCCTCGACCCGCTCGGCGTCGCCGTACTGCGTCCGCTCAGTTGA
- a CDS encoding GH39 family glycosyl hydrolase yields MIRVPAEPIGRLSEAWRHCVGTGRIELALRRDYQDSLKLLQDDIGFRYIRGHGLLSDGMAVHRPYEWEGTRRVHHSFTYLDQIVDAYLDLGIRPFVELGFMPEELASGKQTVFWWRGHVTPPRSYQEWADLVRATVAHLVDRYGLDEVRTWPIEVWNEPNLADFWENADEQEYHKLYEVTASAVKEVDASLQVGGPAISPGSDEWLGRFAEFVARRDVPVDFVSKHAYTSGPAQHVPFGSYQTLEPAQHLLDQFATPRDLLKGTALAELPVHITEFNSSYCPDNPVHDTAFNAAYLAPVLAHGGDHVDSFSYWTFSDMFEEAGPPTALFHGGFGLLTHRQVKKPTYHLYAFMARMGEQLLGRGDDHLVTRHPDGRVTVLAWAPVDASGETPGPSQHRVRLSVPLEAAGEAFVRRSSVDEEYGNARTAWQRMGSPRSPRPAQLGVLHEAAEPARRHLRLPVADGRVELDLTLSRHEVTLVEVSGVVEEAPPWTDERRLLGREPR; encoded by the coding sequence GTGATCCGCGTCCCCGCCGAGCCGATCGGACGGCTCTCCGAGGCCTGGCGCCACTGTGTCGGCACCGGCCGTATCGAACTCGCCCTGCGCCGCGACTACCAGGACTCCCTGAAGCTCCTCCAGGACGACATCGGCTTCCGGTACATCCGAGGGCACGGCCTGCTGAGCGACGGCATGGCGGTCCACCGCCCGTACGAATGGGAGGGCACCCGGCGCGTCCACCACTCCTTCACCTACCTCGACCAGATCGTCGACGCCTACCTCGACCTCGGTATCCGGCCCTTCGTCGAACTCGGCTTCATGCCCGAGGAGTTGGCGTCCGGGAAGCAGACGGTCTTCTGGTGGCGGGGCCATGTCACCCCGCCCCGGTCGTACCAGGAGTGGGCGGACCTGGTCCGCGCGACCGTCGCCCACCTCGTCGACCGCTACGGCCTGGACGAGGTGCGCACCTGGCCCATCGAGGTGTGGAACGAGCCCAACCTGGCGGACTTCTGGGAGAACGCGGACGAACAGGAGTATCACAAGCTGTACGAGGTGACGGCGTCCGCGGTGAAGGAGGTGGATGCCTCCCTCCAGGTCGGCGGCCCGGCGATCTCGCCCGGCTCGGACGAATGGCTGGGCCGGTTCGCCGAGTTCGTCGCACGCCGTGACGTGCCCGTCGACTTCGTGTCGAAGCACGCCTACACCTCGGGCCCGGCCCAGCACGTGCCCTTCGGCTCCTACCAGACGCTGGAACCGGCCCAGCACCTCCTCGACCAGTTCGCCACCCCTCGGGACCTCCTGAAGGGCACCGCGCTGGCCGAACTCCCTGTCCACATCACGGAGTTCAACTCCTCCTACTGCCCCGACAACCCCGTCCACGACACCGCCTTCAACGCCGCCTACCTCGCACCCGTCCTCGCGCACGGCGGCGACCACGTCGACTCCTTCTCCTACTGGACCTTCAGCGACATGTTCGAGGAGGCCGGTCCGCCGACCGCCCTCTTCCACGGCGGCTTCGGACTGCTCACCCACCGACAGGTGAAGAAGCCGACGTACCACCTGTACGCGTTCATGGCGCGGATGGGGGAGCAGCTGCTGGGGCGCGGCGACGACCACCTGGTCACCCGGCACCCCGATGGCCGGGTCACCGTCCTCGCTTGGGCGCCGGTCGACGCGAGCGGGGAGACGCCGGGGCCGTCCCAGCACCGGGTGCGCCTGTCCGTGCCGCTGGAGGCCGCGGGGGAGGCGTTCGTACGACGGTCCAGTGTGGACGAGGAGTACGGCAACGCCCGCACGGCCTGGCAGCGGATGGGCAGCCCCCGCTCACCCCGGCCGGCCCAGCTCGGCGTACTCCATGAGGCGGCCGAACCCGCGCGACGGCATCTGCGGCTGCCGGTGGCGGACGGCCGGGTGGAGCTGGATCTGACGCTGAGCCGCCATGAGGTGACACTCGTCGAGGTCAGCGGGGTCGTGGAGGAGGCACCGCCCTGGACGGACGAACGCCGACTGCTCGGCAGGGAGCCACGATGA
- a CDS encoding ABC transporter substrate-binding protein, protein MKNAGELSRRQILAAAGFIGLATLTGCGSGDDGGDGKDLSKKQNGAMKEYRAGQQFKAAKPLSFSMLHNNNPVYPYKSSWLFWKEVTKRTGITLKPVDIPLADYEKKRSVLIGAGDAPFLIPKTYHPGEVAFVSSGAILPVSEYVHLMPNYRDKVKRWKLEPELDSIRQSDGKYYLLPGLHEKPKAGYSLSFRTDVLDKLGLTLPTSWDEVYTVLKALRSEYPDKYPWTDRWSINTPFPCGALFSYLGQAYGVKAGWTYDNISFDTTSQKFVFTAAQDNYRAMIEYLRKIVAEKLLDPESFTQQDDQAIQKLLAEKSYVISANPQELVQNYRYNLENQVRGAKIEMVPVPLGPAGPIVLGGVRLENGIMVSSKALKSDSFVAMMQFVDWLWYSDEGQKLCKWGVKGVTYTESGGAYKLEPGITLMGSDPDAPKDLQKDFGFFNGVFTYGGSWELVSSNFSPDEKKFQDAMSQREQTPIDPAHPLQSVEQEQATLLDTPLKDHAIQNTLKFVLGKRPMSEWDDYITELKAKNMQQLLDLHNKAYDRFKKENG, encoded by the coding sequence GTGAAGAACGCAGGAGAGCTGTCGCGGCGTCAGATCCTGGCCGCCGCCGGCTTCATCGGTCTCGCCACCCTCACCGGCTGCGGCAGCGGCGACGACGGCGGCGACGGCAAGGACCTCTCCAAGAAGCAGAACGGCGCGATGAAGGAGTACCGCGCCGGACAGCAGTTCAAGGCCGCCAAGCCGCTGTCCTTCTCGATGCTGCACAACAACAACCCGGTCTACCCCTACAAGAGCAGCTGGCTGTTCTGGAAGGAGGTCACCAAGCGCACCGGCATCACCCTGAAGCCCGTCGACATCCCGCTCGCCGACTACGAGAAGAAGCGCAGCGTCCTCATCGGCGCGGGCGACGCCCCCTTCCTGATCCCCAAGACGTACCACCCGGGCGAGGTCGCCTTCGTCTCCTCGGGGGCGATCCTCCCGGTCAGCGAGTACGTGCACCTGATGCCCAACTACCGGGACAAGGTGAAGCGGTGGAAGCTCGAACCCGAGCTCGACTCCATACGCCAGTCCGACGGCAAGTACTACCTGCTGCCCGGCCTGCACGAGAAGCCCAAGGCCGGCTACTCCCTCTCCTTCCGCACGGACGTCCTCGACAAGCTCGGCCTGACCCTGCCCACCAGCTGGGACGAGGTGTACACCGTCCTGAAGGCGCTCAGGTCCGAGTACCCCGACAAGTACCCGTGGACCGACCGCTGGAGCATCAACACCCCGTTCCCCTGCGGGGCGTTGTTCAGCTACCTCGGCCAGGCCTACGGGGTGAAGGCGGGCTGGACGTACGACAACATCAGCTTCGACACCACGTCCCAGAAGTTCGTGTTCACCGCCGCCCAGGACAACTACCGGGCGATGATCGAGTACTTGAGAAAGATCGTCGCCGAGAAGCTGCTCGACCCGGAGAGCTTCACCCAGCAGGACGACCAGGCGATACAGAAGCTGCTGGCCGAGAAGTCGTACGTCATCAGCGCCAACCCGCAGGAGCTGGTCCAGAACTACCGCTACAACCTGGAGAATCAGGTCAGGGGCGCGAAGATCGAGATGGTCCCGGTGCCGCTCGGACCGGCCGGGCCGATCGTCCTCGGCGGGGTCCGGCTGGAGAACGGGATCATGGTCTCCAGCAAGGCGCTCAAGAGTGACAGCTTCGTCGCGATGATGCAGTTCGTGGACTGGCTCTGGTACTCGGACGAGGGCCAGAAACTGTGCAAATGGGGAGTCAAGGGCGTCACTTACACCGAGTCCGGCGGCGCCTACAAGCTGGAGCCCGGCATCACCCTGATGGGCTCCGACCCGGACGCCCCGAAGGACCTCCAGAAGGACTTCGGCTTCTTCAACGGTGTCTTCACCTACGGCGGCAGCTGGGAGCTGGTCTCCTCCAACTTCAGCCCGGACGAGAAGAAGTTCCAGGACGCGATGTCCCAGCGCGAACAGACGCCCATCGACCCCGCCCACCCCCTCCAGTCCGTGGAGCAGGAACAGGCGACGCTCCTCGACACGCCCCTCAAGGACCACGCCATCCAGAACACCCTCAAGTTCGTCCTCGGCAAGCGCCCGATGTCCGAATGGGACGACTACATCACCGAGTTGAAGGCGAAGAACATGCAGCAGCTCCTCGACCTGCACAACAAGGCGTACGACCGGTTCAAGAAGGAGAACGGGTGA
- a CDS encoding carbohydrate ABC transporter permease: MVKPSRSYRVFQGVNGVILSLVVVVTLYPFVNIIARSFSGERQIRAGDVTLWPKGFNLTTYKIVFQDSMFWRNYGNTVFYTVVSTAVAMILTTCYAYVLSKRHLKGRTALIGIAVFTMFFTGGLIPNYVLITTLGLKNSVWAIALPNAISVFNLLVMKAFFESLPVELEEAAQIDGLSTYGTLLRIVLPLSKAVVATMVLFYSVSFWNSWFSAFLYMDSSDLMPVTVYLRNMILGATGGSNAGAGTEQLSQVGANIQAVTIVLTSLPILCVYPFVQRYFVSGVMLGAVKG, translated from the coding sequence GTGGTGAAGCCGAGCCGTTCCTACCGGGTGTTCCAGGGCGTCAACGGGGTGATCCTCAGCCTCGTCGTGGTCGTGACCCTCTACCCCTTCGTCAACATCATCGCCCGGTCCTTCAGCGGGGAGCGCCAGATCCGCGCCGGTGACGTGACGCTGTGGCCCAAGGGGTTCAACCTCACCACGTACAAGATCGTGTTCCAGGACTCGATGTTCTGGCGCAACTACGGCAACACCGTGTTCTACACGGTCGTCTCCACCGCCGTCGCCATGATCCTGACGACCTGTTACGCGTACGTCCTGTCGAAGAGGCACCTCAAGGGCCGTACCGCGCTCATCGGTATCGCGGTGTTCACCATGTTCTTCACCGGCGGTCTGATCCCCAACTACGTGCTGATCACCACCCTCGGCCTGAAGAACAGCGTGTGGGCGATCGCCCTGCCCAACGCGATCAGCGTCTTCAACCTGCTGGTGATGAAGGCCTTCTTCGAGAGTCTGCCGGTCGAGCTGGAGGAGGCCGCGCAGATCGACGGGCTGAGCACCTACGGCACCCTGCTCAGGATCGTGCTGCCGCTGTCCAAGGCGGTCGTCGCGACGATGGTCCTCTTCTACTCGGTGTCCTTCTGGAACTCCTGGTTCAGCGCGTTCCTCTACATGGACAGCTCGGACCTGATGCCGGTCACCGTCTATCTGCGGAACATGATCCTGGGCGCCACCGGCGGCTCCAACGCGGGCGCCGGCACCGAGCAGCTCAGCCAGGTCGGCGCGAACATCCAGGCGGTGACCATCGTGCTCACCTCGCTGCCGATCCTCTGCGTGTACCCGTTCGTCCAGCGCTACTTCGTCTCGGGCGTGATGCTCGGCGCGGTCAAGGGCTGA
- a CDS encoding ABC transporter permease → MSTSTKSASPPGVQDPPAPAPPPKPSVRVTWRRALRRDWQLYSLALLPLLFFVVFRYLPMLGNVIAFRRFEPGGSMFGEQWVGLRYVEMFLSDPTFWQVFRNTLWLGGLTLVFCFPIPIVLALLLNEVRRRALKRFVQSVSYLPHFLSIVIVAGITMQILATDGPVNHVLGWLGHDEIRFIQEPEWFRTIYVGSEIWQTAGWGTILYLAALTTIDEDLYEAARIDGAGRWRQTWHVTLPGIRPTMVTLLILNIGTFMAVGFEKVLLLYNPLTYQTSDVISTYVYRTGVESNSFSYAAAIGLFEAVIGLVLITSANQLSRRTVGTSLW, encoded by the coding sequence ATGAGCACGTCCACCAAGTCGGCCTCTCCGCCCGGCGTCCAGGACCCACCCGCACCCGCTCCACCGCCGAAGCCCTCCGTCCGCGTCACCTGGCGGCGGGCGCTGCGCCGCGACTGGCAGCTGTACTCGCTGGCACTGCTGCCGCTGCTGTTCTTCGTGGTCTTCCGCTATCTGCCGATGCTCGGCAATGTGATCGCCTTCCGGCGCTTCGAACCGGGCGGCTCGATGTTCGGCGAGCAGTGGGTCGGACTGCGCTATGTCGAGATGTTCCTCAGCGACCCGACCTTCTGGCAGGTCTTCCGGAACACGCTGTGGCTCGGCGGACTGACCCTCGTCTTCTGCTTCCCGATCCCGATCGTGCTGGCCCTGCTGCTGAACGAGGTGCGCAGACGGGCCCTGAAGCGGTTCGTGCAGTCGGTGTCGTATCTGCCGCACTTCCTGTCGATCGTGATCGTCGCGGGCATCACCATGCAGATCCTGGCCACCGACGGCCCGGTCAACCACGTCCTGGGCTGGCTCGGCCACGACGAGATCCGGTTCATCCAGGAACCCGAGTGGTTCCGCACGATCTACGTCGGCTCCGAGATCTGGCAGACCGCCGGCTGGGGCACGATCCTCTACCTCGCCGCGCTCACCACCATCGACGAGGACCTGTACGAGGCCGCCCGCATCGACGGCGCCGGCCGCTGGCGGCAGACCTGGCACGTCACCCTGCCCGGCATCCGCCCCACCATGGTCACGCTGCTGATCCTCAACATCGGCACGTTCATGGCGGTCGGCTTCGAGAAGGTCCTGCTGCTCTACAACCCGCTGACCTACCAGACCTCCGACGTGATCTCCACGTACGTCTACCGGACCGGCGTCGAGTCCAACAGCTTCAGCTACGCCGCCGCCATCGGCCTGTTCGAGGCGGTCATCGGCCTGGTCCTGATCACGTCCGCCAACCAGCTCTCGCGCCGCACAGTGGGGACCAGCCTGTGGTGA